From Sphingorhabdus sp. SMR4y:
GGCAGTATCTTGCGCATGCAGCCCGATTTTTTCCAGATTCTGTCCGCGTTCGAATCCTTCCATCCCGCGCTCGAGGATCAGCAGCACCATCGCATGCTTGTCATCAACCCCGTCGATCTTGGCCGCGACAATCACCACATCGGCATTGATGCCGTTCGAGATATAGGTTTTTGATCCATTGAGCAGCCAATGGTCGCCCATGTCCTTGGCCGTGCTCTTCATGCCCGAAAGATCGCTGCCGGCGCCCGGTTCGGTCATCGCGACGGCGAGAATCGTCTCGCCGGTCACGCATTTCGGCAGAAAACGTTCGCGCTGCTCTTCATTGCCGATATTCTGCAGATAGGGCCCGACCAACCTGCTGTGCAGCGTGTTATACCACTCGCCGCAGCCCGCCCGTGCGGTTTCCTCGATGATGATCTGTTCATAGCGGAAATCACTGTCGCCCATGCCGCCATATTTTTCATCCGGCCAGATCATCAGAAAGCCCTGGTCGCCGGCCTTCTTGAATATTTCGCGATCGACAATTCCGGCTTCGCGGAATTCGTCCATCCGTGGCGCGACTTCATCGGCGAGAAAACGGCGATAGGCATCGCGGAACATATGCTGTTCTTCGGTAAATTTACGCATGGGAAATTCCTTTTGTCTGAGGAGAGAAAAGCGCGCTCGAGGCTCGCGATTTGCGACCGGTCATAATGACGCGAGTTTAATCGGTCAATTAAGAAAGAAAGTCGCTGCACAAGACCGTTGCAATTGCCCTTCAATCCTCGTTATGGCGTTCCCGTGAAACAGACAAAAAAACCGTTCATCCTTGGCATTGGTGGAACCACCAGTGCCTCATCCTCGACCGAAGTCGCGCTCGCGATTTCCCTGCAAGCCGCCGCAGATGCCGGAGCAGAAACCGAATTGTTCGGGTCGGACCGCCTGATGGCGCTGCCCCATTACCGGTCCGATCCGGCCGGTCTAAACCAGACCGGCAAGGAATTTGTCGAACTGGTCCGCCGCGCCGACGGCTTTCTGATTTCCAGCCCCGGTTACCACGGCACCATCTCCGGTCTGGTGAAAAACGCGATAGATTATATCGAGGAAACATCGACCGATGATCGCGTCTATCTGGATGGCTTGCCGATCGGCCTGATCGTGACCGCTTACGGCTGGCAGGCGGTTGGCAGCACGCTCGCGGCCCTGCGTTCGATCGTTCACGCCCTGCGCGGCTGGCCGACTCCGCTGGGCGTTGGAATCAATGCTTCGGGCGGAATGTTCAGCCAGGGCGTCTGCACCGACGAATCGGTGAATGACCAGCTGAAGATGGTCGCCCAGCAGGTTATGCTGCGAGCCGAAGCGCGCTAGACCGTTTCGGCTGGCCTGTGCCCGACAGGGGCGGCCACCGCTTTACATCGTCTCCAGAATTTCACCGGGCCTCCGGCCTGTAACCGCTGCGCGCAAGAGATTCGCGCCATGCTGAGACCGCCGGACCCGCAATGAAAAACGGCGGCGCCTTTCAGCACCGCCGTTGTCCTGTCATTTCCGGGCCCGCCATGATGGTCGATCACAGCGGGCCGATTGGCTTTACGTCCTAGTAGCCGAAGATCAGCGAAATGCTCGCCGCGCGCGGTGCGCCGATCTGGACGAATGGCGAATTGCCATCGAGATCGCCGCCAAAGCCGCCGACATAGAGTTCGTCGAACAGGTTGGTCACGTTCAACTGCAGCGCAACATCATCACCGAAAGGATTCTGTGTGATCGTCCAGCGCAGGTCGAGATCGACCAGCGTGTAGCCGCCAACAGACCGTTCGTTGGTGTCATTGACCCAGCGCTTGCCGGTATGCTTGACCTGAGCGCCCAGTTCGAAGTCGCCGAACTGCTGCTGCACACGTGCACCAACGGTCCAGAGCGGGGCTCCGCTTTCGTTCTTGCCTGCCGTCAGGGCAAAGATCGGATCGCCAACCGCGGTACACTGGGCAACGCCATCGGTTACGTCAGTCGCAGAGCAGACATCGGTCTGTACATTGTCCTTGATTTCCGATTCGTTGATCGAGCCGAAGACATAGACCATCGTTGCTGGTGTCGGTGACCAGGCAACCGAGGCATCGAGACCATATTTGTCTACACGACCGAGGTTCCGGAATACCGATTCATCAAGAATCGGATCATAGGACGATGCCAGTCGGTTATTGTAGCGCGTAAACCAGCCAGCGAACTGGGCCTGGATATTTCCGCTCTGATACCGGAGCCCGAGATCGAGGCTGTCGGTTGTTTCAGGTACCGGCTGAACACCCGGCGCATCTTCCGGGAAGTAGAGCGAGTCATAGAGCGGATCGGTAGCCGGGACCGAAAGCCCCTTGGCGTAGTTTGCAAATACCGATGCGCTGCCGAAAGCGTAAGTCAGGCCGATGTTAGGCAGGATATCGTCATATTTATAAGTACGTGACTGTGGCACAGCCGAACCGGTGACGGTGTTGGTCGCTGCATCATAAGTATATGGGTTGGCCGCTTCATACGCCGCGCTGACGCCGCCCACGCAATCGAGGAAACCGCTTGCCGATGTGGTATAGCAATTCTGGTTCAGTTCGCGCTTGAAGAATGGCGCCCGCAGACCGAGTACCGCGGTGAGATCACCAAAGGTGCCGCGATATTCACCGGAAATCTGGTGCAGGGTTGCATAAGACTGCCGGTCGCGCTTGTTGAGTTCGAAGCCGTCGACGGTCACCAGTCCGTCGTTGACCGGGAAAACATCGGCAATTTCACCATTGAGAAGGGCAACCGAGGTCTGGCCGGTCTGACGGTGGTTGGCATCGTCATAGGTGTAGGCGAGACGGAAACGGTGATCCGGGTTGAGCTCGTAGGAGAGGTTGGAGATCACGCCGAAACGCCGGGTGCGGGTCTGGCTTGGATCGTTACCGGTTACTTCGTCAAGCGTATCGCCGTCGCCATTGAGGTCGCGGCCGAAATAATAGCGTCCACGAATGAAGCCGGTCATTTCAACACCGCCAACGTTGCGGGTCTGCTCGAGCAGTTCTTCGTCACCGCCGCCATTGGCTTTTACATATTGAAAGCTTGGATCGACCGTAAGAATCAGGCCGTCGGTCAAAGTGAAACGCGATGCGCCACGGATGTTGCCGGTGTTCGACGGGTTGTAGCGACGATCAAATTCCGCGCCGCAATTATTGTCCACCTGGGCGGTGCCGGCTTGCGGCAAGTCGACCGTGCAGGGATAGTTGATGTCGTAGAACCGGTCTGCCTTGGTTGTCGGGAAGCTGTCCAGGGAGAAGGAACCGAAGAAGTTGTTCCGGTTTTCATTATAATGGCCGGCGACGGCGATGAAGTCGCCATTGCTGCCGATATCCTGCCAGATACGGCCGTTATACTGCTGCTTTTCGACAATGCCGTAGTTGTTGAACGGGTTGTTGTAACGCGTGTAGCTGGCCGAAACGAAAGCCTTGGTGCCGAAACCGGTGATATCGCCGGTGTCGATCATGCCGAAGCCACGAACATAGAGCCGGTCGCGGTTGCCTTTGTCACCTTCGGCAAAGGTGCTGCCGGTCGAAAGCGTTCCGGTCAGCTTGAAATCGTCGCTGGGTTCGCGGGTGCGAAGGTTGATCGTGCCGCCAACGGCAGAAGCGGTCGGGCTATCAACGTCGGTCACGCCAAGGTTGACGTTGACCTGCTCGATGATTTCCGAATCGACCTGCTGGTTGGTGTACAGCGCATAGTTGCCCGAATCGTTGAGCGGCAGGCCGTCAAGCGTCTGCGAAATGCGATCATCGCTGAAGCCGCGGATGGTGAACGAACCGCCCGAAGAGCCCCAGGGGTCATTGTTCTGGAAGCTGACACCCGGAACGAGGTTGACGATATCATTGACCGTCTGGCCGGGGCGCTGGCGCCGGATGATTTCTTCTTCGAGAACCTGTTTCGCTTTTGGCGTGTTGGGAATTTCTACCCCGCCAACGTCGCTTGATCGACCGCCGGTAACGACAATAACGTCATTTTCGAAGTCCCGCGTACCGGTGGACTGTGCCGACGCCGACGTGGCCATCAGGCCAGCCGTGGAAAGGCTGACGACACTGGCAGCCAAAAGATATTTGATTTTCATGATATAACTTTCCTGTTCATGAACCGCATTGGAGGAGGTGTTTTATGGTGAATGCTGGCGAATTAATTGCGCTGCCAGACCTGAGCACGAGCAGCCCTAGGGGCCATTAGTGACAGTTTTATATCATTTGAATCGTCAAATGCCGCAGTGCAGCATTTTGCATTGGGAATGCTCTGGCTGGGGGTCTCTATCGTTGTATAAGAAGGTTCGCATCCAGTGCGAAACGTCTGCCTATATCACTGATTTTGCGCTGTTAATTTTGACAAGATCAGGCGAAGCGGTTGTTCGTAATGCATTGCCGACTGTTGCGAATTTATCACGATGTCGGCATGAATTTTCGACGGTTCGACATGTAAATCGTGCATCGGCCCGACCTGATTGGCGAATTGTTCCTGCACCGACTGCTCGGTTCGGCCGCGTTCGCGAACATCGCGTGCGATTCGGCGGGCAAATCGGGTTTCTGAATCGCATTCGACGAAGATGCTGAGGTCGAGCAGATCGCGCAGCGGCCGGTGCTGGAGAATCAATATACCGTCGAGCAGGATGACCGGCCGGGGTTCGGTGCGCCGGGTTTCCCCCTTGGGCATGTGGGTCGGGAAGTCATAGAGCGGGCGGTCGATCACCTGGCCGGATTTCAGTTGCGCAAGCTGCGTGCACAGCTTGTCAAAATCGACCGCATTGGGATGATCGAAATTGGGTCCGCCCTTGCCCTGCGGGGCATCGCCGAGACCGAAGAAATAATCATCCTGTGGCAGAATGACGCATTGATCGGGGCCGAGCGCTTCGAACAGCACCTGTGTCAGCGTGGATTTCCCCGAGCAACTGCCGCCGCTTATACCAACCACTTTTGCGGTCATGCCAGTCCGATTTCACGTAGCCGCTGCATCAGATAGTCGTGGGCGGTGATTGGTTCGGGGTAGAGATCCGGATGGGCGTCATCGATGCAACTCGGGAGCGTCTCGATCGCATAGTCGGGCCGGAAGTGGAGAAAGAAGGGCATCGAATAGCGGGAGAAACCCCGCCGTTCGGGCGCCGGGTTGACCACGCGATGGGTGGTCGAGGGCAAGCGGTTGTTAGTCAGCCGCTGCAACATGTCGCCGATATTGACCGCAAGCTCGCCGGGCTTCGGGGTAACCGCGCGCCAATTGCCCTGTTTGTCGAGCAGTTCGAGGCCGGCTTCCTCGGCACCGATCAGCAGCGTGATCGTGTTGATATCTTCATGCGCGCCGGCCCGGACCGCCGGCGAATCCTCCGGTACCGGCGGATAGTGGATCAGCCGCATTACCGAGTTGCCGTCGCGCACCGTGTCGACGAAAAAATCGGGAGCCAGTCCGAGAAAACGGGCGATCGCCTCGAGAATACGCGCGCCGGCCTTGTCGAATGCGGCAAACATTTCGAGATAGGTTTCGCGGAAGCCGTCGAGCTCCTTTGGCCAGATATTGGGCGGCATGTAGGATTCGAACGGATGGCCGGGCGGCAAATCGCGGCCGATATGCCAGAATTCCTTGAGATCGTGGATATTGCTATCCTTGGCGCTTTCGGTGCCGAACGGCGTGTAGCCGCGGGCGCCGCCGCCCCCGGGGATATGGTAGGACCGCTTCACCGCTTCCGGCAGCGCGAAAAAGGCGCGCGACATGGCTTCGGCGCGTGCGATCAGTTCGTTGGATATGCCGTGATCGGCGACCACCGCGAAGCCCCAGTCGGAAAAGCTGCGGCCGATGCGCTCGGCAAATGCGGCACTGTCCTCGTCCGCCATCGCCAGCGAAACGGCGGCCAATGTGTCTGGGTTCTGGGTCATGGTCTTAAAATGCGCTCTCGTGTTTCTTTGTCAATCGGGATGAGTCAGGCCGGCAAATCAGGCCAGCGACAGCAGGATGCCGGCGAGAGCCGCGCTCATCAGATTGGCGAGCGATCCGGCGGCGAGCGCGCGGAGGCCGAGCCGGGCTATCACCGGGCGCTGGTTCGGCGCGAGACCGCCGGTGACGGCAAGCTGGATCGCGATGCTGCTGAAATTGGCGAAACCGCACAGCGCGAAGATGACGATTGCATTGGTCAGCGGGGATATGCCCGCCTGTATCTTGCCGAGCTCGATGAAGGCGACAAATTCGTTGAGCACCACCTTGGTACCGAACAGCCCGCCGGCGTTCAGCGCCTCTTCCCAGGGCACGCCGATGAGATACATGATCGGCGCAAAAACATAGCCGATCACCTGCTGGAAGCTGAGTTCCGGATAGCCGAACCAGCCGCCGATGCCGCCGAGCAGGCCATTGGCCAGTGCAACCAAAGCGACAAAGGCAAGGACCATCGCGCCGACGGCCACCGCCAGCTTCACTCCGGTCTGCGCGCCCATGCCCGCGGCCATGATGATATTGGCCGGCTTTTCCTCTTCATATTCGACCGCGACGACCAGCTCTTCCGGCGCCGGGTCCTCGGGATTGTCCGGCATGATGATCTTGGCCATCATTATGCCGCCCGGCGCCGACATGAAGGCGGCGGCGAGCAGATAATCGATACGGATACCCATGGCAGCATAAGCGGCGAGAATCGTGCCCGCGACACCGGCCATGCCGACGCTCATCACGGTAAACAGCTGTGACTGGGTCAGGCTGGCGAGATAGGGGCGGATGACCAGCGGCGATTCGGACTGACCGACAAAGATATTGGCTGCGGCACAAAGCGATTCGACTTTCGAAATACCGGTGATTTTCTGGATGCCGCCGCCCACCCATTTGATGATGAACTGCATGATGCCGAGATAATAGAGGATCGAGATCAGCGCCGAGAAGAAGATGATCACCGGCAGCGCGGCAATCGCAAAACTGTTGCCGCCAATCGTCGGATCGGCGAGCGGACCGAAGATGAAATTGGTGCCGGCCGAGGCATAGCCCAGCAGATTGGAGACGCCGAAGGC
This genomic window contains:
- a CDS encoding acyl-CoA dehydrogenase family protein gives rise to the protein MRKFTEEQHMFRDAYRRFLADEVAPRMDEFREAGIVDREIFKKAGDQGFLMIWPDEKYGGMGDSDFRYEQIIIEETARAGCGEWYNTLHSRLVGPYLQNIGNEEQRERFLPKCVTGETILAVAMTEPGAGSDLSGMKSTAKDMGDHWLLNGSKTYISNGINADVVIVAAKIDGVDDKHAMVLLILERGMEGFERGQNLEKIGLHAQDTAELFFNNVKIPKENTLGTPGKGFIHLMEGLAEERLIAMVGYAATARRAFDVTREFVMERDVFGKKLSDMQNTQFKMAEMDAKIDMLQVYVDQCVDIHNQGGLTANMAAKGKMLGSEIEWEMADLGLQLHGGAGYMKEYEISRIFTDARMSRIYAGSSEIMRYIVGRDVFSQKYQSILE
- the udk gene encoding uridine kinase; protein product: MTAKVVGISGGSCSGKSTLTQVLFEALGPDQCVILPQDDYFFGLGDAPQGKGGPNFDHPNAVDFDKLCTQLAQLKSGQVIDRPLYDFPTHMPKGETRRTEPRPVILLDGILILQHRPLRDLLDLSIFVECDSETRFARRIARDVRERGRTEQSVQEQFANQVGPMHDLHVEPSKIHADIVINSQQSAMHYEQPLRLILSKLTAQNQ
- a CDS encoding NADPH-dependent FMN reductase, producing the protein MKQTKKPFILGIGGTTSASSSTEVALAISLQAAADAGAETELFGSDRLMALPHYRSDPAGLNQTGKEFVELVRRADGFLISSPGYHGTISGLVKNAIDYIEETSTDDRVYLDGLPIGLIVTAYGWQAVGSTLAALRSIVHALRGWPTPLGVGINASGGMFSQGVCTDESVNDQLKMVAQQVMLRAEAR
- a CDS encoding NupC/NupG family nucleoside CNT transporter codes for the protein MPILTSLAGMALILLIALALSTGRKNIRLRVVGAAFALQAGIAVIVLYIPAGKRVIEAMAFGVSNLLGYASAGTNFIFGPLADPTIGGNSFAIAALPVIIFFSALISILYYLGIMQFIIKWVGGGIQKITGISKVESLCAAANIFVGQSESPLVIRPYLASLTQSQLFTVMSVGMAGVAGTILAAYAAMGIRIDYLLAAAFMSAPGGIMMAKIIMPDNPEDPAPEELVVAVEYEEEKPANIIMAAGMGAQTGVKLAVAVGAMVLAFVALVALANGLLGGIGGWFGYPELSFQQVIGYVFAPIMYLIGVPWEEALNAGGLFGTKVVLNEFVAFIELGKIQAGISPLTNAIVIFALCGFANFSSIAIQLAVTGGLAPNQRPVIARLGLRALAAGSLANLMSAALAGILLSLA
- a CDS encoding TonB-dependent receptor; amino-acid sequence: MKIKYLLAASVVSLSTAGLMATSASAQSTGTRDFENDVIVVTGGRSSDVGGVEIPNTPKAKQVLEEEIIRRQRPGQTVNDIVNLVPGVSFQNNDPWGSSGGSFTIRGFSDDRISQTLDGLPLNDSGNYALYTNQQVDSEIIEQVNVNLGVTDVDSPTASAVGGTINLRTREPSDDFKLTGTLSTGSTFAEGDKGNRDRLYVRGFGMIDTGDITGFGTKAFVSASYTRYNNPFNNYGIVEKQQYNGRIWQDIGSNGDFIAVAGHYNENRNNFFGSFSLDSFPTTKADRFYDINYPCTVDLPQAGTAQVDNNCGAEFDRRYNPSNTGNIRGASRFTLTDGLILTVDPSFQYVKANGGGDEELLEQTRNVGGVEMTGFIRGRYYFGRDLNGDGDTLDEVTGNDPSQTRTRRFGVISNLSYELNPDHRFRLAYTYDDANHRQTGQTSVALLNGEIADVFPVNDGLVTVDGFELNKRDRQSYATLHQISGEYRGTFGDLTAVLGLRAPFFKRELNQNCYTTSASGFLDCVGGVSAAYEAANPYTYDAATNTVTGSAVPQSRTYKYDDILPNIGLTYAFGSASVFANYAKGLSVPATDPLYDSLYFPEDAPGVQPVPETTDSLDLGLRYQSGNIQAQFAGWFTRYNNRLASSYDPILDESVFRNLGRVDKYGLDASVAWSPTPATMVYVFGSINESEIKDNVQTDVCSATDVTDGVAQCTAVGDPIFALTAGKNESGAPLWTVGARVQQQFGDFELGAQVKHTGKRWVNDTNERSVGGYTLVDLDLRWTITQNPFGDDVALQLNVTNLFDELYVGGFGGDLDGNSPFVQIGAPRAASISLIFGY
- a CDS encoding isopenicillin N synthase family dioxygenase; translated protein: MTQNPDTLAAVSLAMADEDSAAFAERIGRSFSDWGFAVVADHGISNELIARAEAMSRAFFALPEAVKRSYHIPGGGGARGYTPFGTESAKDSNIHDLKEFWHIGRDLPPGHPFESYMPPNIWPKELDGFRETYLEMFAAFDKAGARILEAIARFLGLAPDFFVDTVRDGNSVMRLIHYPPVPEDSPAVRAGAHEDINTITLLIGAEEAGLELLDKQGNWRAVTPKPGELAVNIGDMLQRLTNNRLPSTTHRVVNPAPERRGFSRYSMPFFLHFRPDYAIETLPSCIDDAHPDLYPEPITAHDYLMQRLREIGLA